Proteins from a genomic interval of Pradoshia eiseniae:
- a CDS encoding peptide ABC transporter substrate-binding protein, protein MKKTISILSMLVLLVFSAACTATKESGNEGNKDNANNDEKVLYLNNGEEPTSFDPPIGFNAVSWNALNNLMEGLTRLGKDHEPEPAAAEKWEVSDDGKQYTFHIRENAKWSNGDDLKASDFVYAWKRLLDPKTASGAAFLGYFIEGGEEFNTEKGSADDVLVEAVDEKTFKVTLTSPQAYFLSVITNPAFFPINEKVAKENPEWFAEADSFVGNGPFILSEWKHDSHMTMEKNPEYWDADTVKLDKVNWAMVNDTTTEYQMYTNGELDTSDVPPEMTSQLMEEDKVKIDEQAGLYFFRFNVEKEPFQNINIRKAFAMATDQKQLVEYVTKNEEEPAYGFVAPGFNDPSGKDFRETNGDLIVTDVNKAKELLAKGLEEENYDKLPEVTLTYSTGDDTHKKIAEALQQMYKENLGVDVKLANLESNVFAEDQKALKLQFSRSSFLADYADPINFLENFQTGHSMNRTGWSSEKYDSLIKEAKDESDEEKRYELMYEAEQILMGEMPIIPIHFYNQLYLQADGVKDIVRHPVGYLELKWADKK, encoded by the coding sequence ATGAAAAAAACAATTTCCATTTTGAGCATGCTGGTATTACTCGTGTTTAGTGCGGCTTGTACAGCGACAAAGGAATCAGGTAATGAAGGCAATAAGGATAATGCAAACAATGATGAAAAGGTGCTTTATTTAAATAATGGAGAAGAACCTACCTCCTTTGACCCGCCAATCGGCTTTAATGCGGTTTCATGGAATGCCCTTAATAATTTGATGGAGGGATTGACGAGGCTTGGGAAAGATCATGAACCAGAGCCGGCTGCAGCAGAGAAATGGGAGGTATCAGATGATGGGAAGCAATATACCTTCCATATTCGAGAAAATGCGAAATGGTCAAATGGCGATGACTTGAAGGCTTCTGATTTTGTCTATGCATGGAAACGCCTTCTGGATCCAAAAACAGCCTCTGGTGCAGCCTTTTTAGGTTATTTCATTGAGGGCGGAGAAGAATTTAACACGGAAAAAGGGTCTGCGGATGATGTCTTGGTTGAAGCGGTTGATGAGAAAACCTTCAAAGTGACATTGACAAGCCCGCAAGCCTATTTTTTAAGCGTCATCACCAATCCAGCCTTCTTTCCTATAAATGAAAAGGTAGCGAAAGAGAATCCGGAGTGGTTCGCTGAAGCTGACAGCTTCGTAGGAAACGGACCATTTATTCTGTCTGAATGGAAGCATGATAGCCATATGACTATGGAGAAGAATCCTGAATATTGGGATGCGGATACCGTGAAGCTTGATAAAGTGAATTGGGCCATGGTCAATGATACGACGACTGAATATCAGATGTATACGAATGGAGAGCTTGATACCTCTGATGTTCCTCCTGAAATGACGAGCCAATTGATGGAGGAGGACAAGGTGAAGATTGATGAGCAGGCGGGCCTGTATTTCTTCCGTTTCAATGTAGAGAAGGAACCTTTCCAAAATATCAATATTCGTAAAGCATTCGCAATGGCGACAGATCAAAAGCAATTGGTTGAGTATGTGACTAAGAATGAGGAGGAGCCTGCTTATGGATTTGTGGCACCAGGGTTTAACGACCCGTCCGGCAAGGACTTCCGGGAAACGAATGGGGACCTGATTGTCACAGATGTGAACAAAGCGAAGGAACTGCTCGCCAAAGGGCTAGAGGAAGAGAACTATGATAAGCTTCCTGAGGTCACATTAACCTACAGCACAGGAGATGACACTCATAAGAAAATTGCGGAAGCCCTCCAGCAAATGTACAAGGAGAATCTTGGGGTTGATGTGAAGTTGGCTAATTTAGAGTCTAATGTTTTTGCAGAAGATCAAAAAGCATTAAAGCTGCAGTTCTCCAGAAGCTCCTTCCTGGCTGATTATGCAGACCCTATCAACTTCCTCGAAAACTTCCAAACTGGCCATTCGATGAACCGAACAGGATGGAGCAGTGAAAAGTACGATTCGTTAATTAAGGAAGCGAAGGATGAAAGTGATGAGGAGAAGCGTTATGAATTGATGTATGAGGCTGAACAAATCCTGATGGGTGAGATGCCAATCATTCCAATTCACTTCTACAATCAATTGTATTTGCAGGCTGATGGAGTGAAGGATATCGTCCGTCATCCAGTTGGTTATCTAGAGCTGAAGTGGGCGGATAAAAAATAA
- a CDS encoding ABC transporter ATP-binding protein has protein sequence MDKVLQVDNLHVQFSTFGGIVHAVRGVSFSLHRGETLAIVGESGCGKSVTSQSIMGLIPAPHGRITKGQILYGDKDLTKLKEADLRKIRGVDISMIFQDPMTALNPTITIGEQITEGLMEHQRLSKSAAKARGIEYLKLVGIANPEIRFKQYPHQFSGGMRQRIVIAMALICEPDILIADEPTTALDVTIQAQILALFRKIQRQTGVSIILITHDLGVVAQVADRIAVMYAGEIVETGDRRDIFYHARHPYTKGLLQSVPRLDREEADLVPINGSPPDLFAPPQGCPFTARCDHAMEVCAKADPERTHIGNAHFVNCWLEDERAGGRRIAAKKSAFINL, from the coding sequence ATGGATAAAGTGCTGCAGGTAGATAATCTGCATGTTCAATTTTCGACATTTGGCGGAATCGTTCATGCTGTCCGGGGAGTGTCTTTTAGCCTTCATCGCGGTGAGACGCTGGCAATCGTGGGCGAATCCGGCTGCGGAAAAAGCGTCACCTCTCAGAGTATTATGGGACTTATCCCAGCTCCGCATGGCCGTATCACGAAGGGGCAAATCCTATATGGAGATAAAGATCTCACTAAATTAAAGGAGGCGGACTTAAGGAAGATACGCGGTGTTGATATTTCGATGATTTTCCAGGACCCGATGACGGCATTGAACCCGACGATCACCATTGGTGAACAAATCACAGAAGGACTTATGGAACATCAGAGATTATCGAAATCAGCTGCAAAAGCAAGAGGGATTGAGTATTTGAAGCTGGTCGGAATTGCTAACCCGGAAATACGGTTCAAGCAATATCCGCATCAATTCAGCGGGGGGATGAGGCAGAGGATTGTCATTGCGATGGCCTTGATTTGCGAGCCTGATATATTGATAGCCGATGAGCCGACAACGGCCTTGGATGTCACCATTCAGGCGCAAATTCTCGCTCTCTTTCGAAAAATTCAAAGGCAGACAGGGGTTTCAATTATCTTGATTACACATGATTTGGGTGTGGTTGCTCAGGTGGCTGACCGAATTGCCGTCATGTATGCCGGAGAGATTGTTGAGACTGGCGATAGAAGAGATATCTTCTATCATGCCCGCCATCCATATACAAAAGGCCTTCTTCAATCCGTCCCTCGTTTGGATCGGGAAGAAGCGGATTTGGTTCCAATCAATGGCTCACCGCCGGACTTATTTGCCCCTCCGCAAGGCTGTCCCTTTACGGCACGATGTGACCACGCCATGGAGGTATGCGCAAAAGCAGACCCAGAGAGAACGCATATAGGAAATGCTCATTTTGTGAATTGCTGGCTGGAGGATGAGAGGGCAGGAGGAAGACGAATAGCAGCTAAAAAGAGTGCATTTATTAATTTATAA
- a CDS encoding ABC transporter permease, whose product MKSKQQNKIPDEWFQPLERSEMDAEAVVRPSRTYWQDSWHMLRENRLAMAGLVFLAFLIIMAIIGPSLSPNSIEEQSIMNQNMPPSSEYWFGTDDLGRDVFARTWYGARVSLFVGIMAAMIDFFIGVIYGGIAGYKGGRTDHLMMRVIEVLYGLPYLLLVILLAVVMGPGLFTIIIALSVTGWIGMARIVRGQVLQIKNYEFVLASKTFGTKTRRIIRRNLLPNAMGPIIVQLTLTIPSAIFAEAFLSFLGLGIQAPHASWGGMLNDALGVILSGYWWRLFFPALFISLTMFAFNVVGDGLQDALDPKLRR is encoded by the coding sequence ATGAAATCCAAGCAGCAGAATAAAATACCGGATGAGTGGTTTCAGCCGCTTGAACGATCTGAGATGGATGCAGAAGCAGTCGTTCGTCCAAGCAGAACGTATTGGCAGGATTCATGGCACATGCTTCGGGAGAATAGGCTGGCGATGGCCGGGCTGGTCTTCCTTGCATTTCTTATCATCATGGCGATCATTGGTCCGTCCCTCTCACCAAACTCCATTGAAGAACAGTCTATTATGAATCAAAACATGCCCCCATCCTCTGAATATTGGTTTGGAACTGATGATTTAGGCCGTGATGTATTCGCTCGTACCTGGTATGGGGCACGTGTTTCCTTATTTGTAGGTATCATGGCGGCTATGATTGATTTCTTTATCGGGGTTATTTATGGAGGAATTGCCGGCTATAAGGGAGGCAGAACAGACCATTTGATGATGCGGGTCATTGAGGTCCTGTATGGATTGCCGTATTTATTGCTTGTCATTCTCTTAGCTGTGGTGATGGGACCTGGTTTATTTACAATCATCATTGCCCTCTCTGTGACGGGCTGGATTGGCATGGCCCGTATCGTACGAGGTCAAGTGCTCCAAATCAAGAATTATGAATTCGTGCTCGCATCAAAGACGTTTGGGACGAAGACGAGAAGAATCATCCGCCGCAACCTATTGCCAAATGCGATGGGACCAATCATTGTCCAGCTCACCTTGACTATTCCATCAGCTATCTTTGCTGAGGCATTCCTTAGCTTTCTGGGTCTCGGTATCCAGGCTCCGCATGCGAGCTGGGGAGGAATGCTGAATGATGCATTGGGTGTGATACTGAGCGGCTACTGGTGGCGATTATTCTTTCCTGCCTTGTTCATCTCATTGACGATGTTTGCCTTTAACGTCGTGGGAGATGGATTGCAGGATGCGCTCGATCCGAAGCTTAGGAGGTAA
- a CDS encoding ABC transporter permease, with the protein MNTFIVRRLISMLLTLWLIITGTFFLMHAVPGSPFNEERTTNEAVQRNLIAYYKLDEPLIVQYVNYLKSVVTLDFGPSIKKSSQTVNDMISWGFPVSLELGLYTLIVAIISGITLGVIAALRRNGIIDYLAMTIAVLGISIPNFVLATLFIQVFAVKAGWLPAATWTSWRHMILPTFALATGPMAIIARLTRSSMLEVLTQDYIRTARAKGLSPAKIVIKHALRNALLPVVTVLGTLAASILTGTFVIEKIFAIPGMGKYFIESINNRDYPVIMGTTVFYSSVLIIMLFLVDIAYGILDPRINLNKKEG; encoded by the coding sequence ATGAATACATTTATTGTCCGCCGTCTCATCTCCATGCTTCTTACCTTATGGCTCATTATTACAGGCACATTCTTTCTGATGCATGCCGTTCCCGGGTCACCCTTTAATGAAGAAAGGACAACCAATGAGGCGGTACAGCGTAATCTGATTGCCTATTATAAACTAGATGAACCCTTGATTGTTCAGTATGTCAATTACTTAAAATCGGTCGTAACCTTGGATTTTGGTCCCTCCATCAAAAAATCCTCACAGACTGTGAATGATATGATTTCTTGGGGGTTCCCGGTCTCCTTGGAACTTGGTCTTTATACATTGATTGTAGCGATAATATCAGGAATTACTCTTGGTGTCATTGCCGCTTTGAGGAGAAATGGCATCATTGATTACCTGGCAATGACAATTGCTGTTTTAGGAATATCGATACCCAATTTTGTGCTAGCCACTCTATTCATTCAAGTTTTTGCCGTTAAGGCAGGCTGGCTGCCGGCCGCTACCTGGACGAGCTGGCGTCATATGATTTTGCCGACATTTGCCCTTGCGACAGGTCCGATGGCCATTATTGCCAGACTTACGCGTTCGAGCATGCTGGAGGTGCTGACCCAGGATTACATACGTACTGCACGGGCAAAGGGCTTGAGCCCAGCGAAGATAGTCATTAAGCATGCGCTCCGTAATGCTTTACTGCCGGTAGTGACGGTACTCGGCACGCTGGCTGCGAGTATATTGACCGGAACATTTGTCATTGAAAAGATTTTCGCCATACCTGGGATGGGCAAGTATTTCATCGAAAGCATCAATAATCGTGATTATCCCGTGATTATGGGGACAACCGTTTTTTACAGCTCTGTGCTGATCATCATGCTTTTCTTGGTGGATATCGCTTATGGAATTCTTGACCCTCGTATCAATTTGAACAAGAAAGAGGGGTGA
- a CDS encoding M55 family metallopeptidase, with the protein MKIYMSVDMEGITGLVDYTHVSSELHNYERSRRIMTEEADAIITSLFKNGAEEIIVNDSHSKMNNLLVELLHPDTQLITGDVKPYSMMQGLDASFDGVIFAGYHARASMPGVLTHSMIFGVRNMYINDQAIGELGFNAYVAGYYGVPVLMVAGDDQAAIEASQLIENVTTVAVKTAISRSAAKTLTPAKAKLILAEVASEALIKRSHIKPLVPPECPVLRIEFANYGQAEWANLMPGTELIEGTTMVKFEAKDILQAYQAMLVMTELAMHTTFS; encoded by the coding sequence ATGAAGATTTATATGTCCGTGGATATGGAGGGGATAACAGGGCTTGTGGACTATACCCATGTATCCTCGGAACTGCATAATTATGAGCGAAGCCGCCGAATCATGACTGAGGAAGCGGATGCCATCATTACAAGCCTCTTCAAGAATGGAGCCGAGGAAATCATTGTCAATGACAGCCATAGCAAGATGAATAATCTCCTCGTTGAGCTATTGCACCCTGATACACAGCTTATTACCGGTGATGTGAAACCCTATTCCATGATGCAAGGGTTGGATGCATCCTTTGATGGAGTCATCTTTGCCGGATACCATGCCAGGGCATCTATGCCAGGCGTCCTTACACACTCCATGATTTTTGGCGTTCGAAATATGTACATAAACGATCAGGCTATCGGAGAACTAGGGTTTAATGCCTATGTAGCCGGCTATTATGGGGTTCCTGTTTTGATGGTGGCTGGAGACGACCAGGCGGCTATTGAAGCAAGCCAGCTGATTGAAAATGTCACGACAGTAGCCGTAAAAACAGCTATTTCCAGATCGGCTGCGAAAACACTCACTCCTGCCAAGGCAAAGCTAATCCTAGCGGAAGTGGCAAGTGAGGCTTTAATAAAACGCTCACACATCAAGCCATTGGTGCCCCCGGAGTGTCCTGTTCTCCGTATAGAGTTTGCTAATTACGGACAAGCGGAATGGGCGAATCTGATGCCTGGAACCGAATTAATTGAAGGAACAACGATGGTCAAATTCGAGGCGAAGGATATCCTTCAGGCGTATCAGGCCATGCTTGTGATGACGGAATTGGCGATGCACACGACGTTTTCTTAG
- a CDS encoding YdhK family protein: protein MKKPLFIFVSILMLMVVSACSDSAPEEKSQEVDHSAMEHSNSGDVPEEVKESENPAFPVGSTAILKEGHMEGMKGAEATIVGAYDTIAYSVSYTPTNGGEKVENHKWVIHEEIEEANGEAALEPGTEITITADHMEGMHGATAVIDSSEKTTVYMIDYAPTDGSDKVTNHKWVTEEELSKKE from the coding sequence TTGAAGAAACCATTATTCATCTTTGTATCTATACTAATGCTGATGGTGGTCAGTGCCTGTTCAGATTCCGCTCCTGAAGAAAAGAGCCAGGAAGTGGACCATTCCGCCATGGAGCATTCAAATTCCGGCGACGTGCCTGAGGAAGTGAAAGAAAGTGAAAATCCAGCCTTTCCGGTTGGAAGCACGGCCATCTTAAAAGAAGGTCATATGGAAGGTATGAAGGGTGCTGAAGCCACCATAGTCGGTGCCTATGATACGATTGCGTATAGCGTTTCCTATACTCCTACAAATGGCGGGGAAAAGGTAGAAAATCATAAATGGGTTATCCATGAGGAAATCGAAGAGGCAAATGGAGAAGCAGCCCTTGAACCTGGGACTGAAATAACCATCACCGCTGATCATATGGAGGGAATGCACGGTGCCACTGCAGTGATTGATTCATCAGAAAAGACAACCGTCTATATGATTGATTACGCCCCAACGGATGGCAGCGATAAAGTGACGAACCATAAATGGGTAACGGAAGAGGAGCTTTCAAAGAAGGAATAA
- a CDS encoding DedA family protein, which yields MTLDLITDYVHTYGYFVIFVVLFMAMIGIPAPEETLMLLIGGMLLDSGLQFFAVIAIALFAVNTAMLVSYIAGRRLGNRLVIRYGHKINLTPAKWDKLKKRLEKYDGKKMIFTYFLPGMRQLMPYLSGTRKVSYPVFLGFTFTGSLLWALFYTTIGYYLGDVLGPTLLAIFALGICLFFPAIVITKRIVKAKPNERDLAHK from the coding sequence ATGACATTAGATTTAATTACAGATTATGTTCATACCTATGGTTATTTTGTGATATTTGTCGTGCTCTTCATGGCGATGATTGGCATCCCGGCACCAGAAGAAACGTTAATGCTGCTAATTGGCGGCATGCTCTTGGATAGCGGACTTCAATTCTTTGCCGTCATTGCGATTGCCCTATTTGCGGTCAACACAGCCATGCTCGTGTCATACATCGCAGGCAGAAGGCTTGGAAATCGGCTGGTCATTCGTTATGGCCATAAAATCAATTTGACGCCAGCTAAATGGGACAAGTTAAAGAAAAGGCTTGAGAAATATGATGGCAAAAAGATGATTTTCACTTATTTTCTGCCGGGTATGAGACAATTAATGCCCTATCTATCTGGCACAAGAAAGGTCTCCTATCCTGTCTTTCTCGGATTTACTTTTACGGGCAGTCTTTTATGGGCGTTATTCTATACGACAATTGGCTATTACCTGGGAGATGTGCTTGGCCCGACCCTTTTAGCCATCTTCGCGTTAGGGATTTGCTTGTTTTTCCCCGCTATAGTGATTACCAAACGAATAGTAAAGGCCAAACCTAATGAGAGGGATTTGGCACATAAATAA
- a CDS encoding glycosyltransferase family 2 protein, with product MKLPVLTIIVPCYNEEEILPKTMDELTAVLLELMELKLVSNNSNMLFVDDGSKDHTWNLIQVESMQNHLVRGIKLAGNVGHQNALLAGLEAAQRQSDCVISIDADLQDDVSVIRTMVEKYNDGYDIVYGVRDKRQTDTFFKRNTALAFYRVMGTLGIQLIPNHADYRLMSKRALKELLKYKERNLFLRGMIPLIGFSQTKVFYERKERERGISKYPLKKMLSFAFDGITSFSVAPIRFVTYLGFITLLVSILAGGYALLQKWLGNTQSGWTSIMISLWIIGGLQLIGIGVVGEYIGKIFKEVKRRPIYAIDVDHYSENLEDEEADEAAWKRKGTS from the coding sequence ATGAAATTGCCCGTTTTGACGATTATCGTTCCATGCTATAACGAGGAGGAAATCCTGCCGAAAACGATGGACGAGCTTACGGCTGTCCTCCTGGAGCTCATGGAGCTTAAGCTTGTATCCAATAACAGCAATATGTTATTTGTCGATGATGGAAGCAAGGACCATACTTGGAACCTGATTCAAGTGGAAAGTATGCAAAATCATTTGGTCAGAGGGATTAAGCTGGCAGGGAACGTCGGCCACCAAAATGCCCTTTTGGCAGGTCTTGAAGCTGCCCAGAGGCAATCAGATTGCGTCATTTCCATTGATGCAGATCTGCAGGATGATGTATCCGTCATCCGTACGATGGTAGAAAAATATAATGATGGCTATGATATTGTGTATGGTGTCAGAGATAAGAGGCAGACGGATACATTCTTCAAACGGAATACCGCACTTGCTTTTTATCGGGTAATGGGAACGCTCGGTATCCAGTTGATTCCTAACCATGCCGATTACCGGCTCATGAGTAAGAGGGCGTTGAAGGAGCTGCTAAAATATAAGGAAAGAAATCTCTTCCTGCGCGGGATGATTCCCTTGATTGGGTTCTCGCAAACGAAAGTCTTTTATGAAAGAAAAGAGAGGGAGAGAGGGATATCCAAATATCCTCTTAAGAAAATGCTTTCCTTTGCCTTCGATGGGATTACGAGCTTCAGTGTCGCCCCAATCCGGTTTGTCACCTATCTAGGCTTTATTACCTTGCTTGTAAGCATACTTGCCGGCGGCTATGCCCTGCTGCAAAAATGGCTTGGGAACACACAGTCAGGCTGGACATCCATTATGATTTCCCTGTGGATCATCGGCGGTCTGCAGCTGATTGGAATCGGGGTTGTCGGTGAGTATATCGGTAAAATCTTCAAGGAGGTCAAACGCAGGCCGATTTATGCGATTGATGTGGATCATTATTCAGAGAACCTGGAGGATGAAGAGGCCGATGAAGCTGCCTGGAAGCGGAAAGGAACCTCATGA
- a CDS encoding DUF6044 family protein: MLNRWTMETKYIMAASVLIGLYLAPMFLLGENSHIRLHDNLDSNIAWYKVLRDNQQLFGPIDDTIVQIINGLPRNAFGTEFSGIQWLHYLLPSMTAYAVSQVIVRVFAFLGMYLLLKKHFLREEQYGFIRVFTALAFSLTPFWPSGMLSTLGHPLALYAFLNLRNRDSSFKDWLILALLPFYSSFVLGFFFFLAAMGLLWLYDGIFRKRWNGRFFGGILFMTSVYLLVEYRLVYSLVFPGEPNSRDEYFSAYLSFAQSFRLIFKNYIAGHTHVLTLHQFIIMPLSFLALWFIIRDKRWKNEKIFVFLFVLNFVLSAWYAFWFYEGWDYLKERVSLLNAFNFARFHFMRPLVLYLLFALSCRLMWKRGMKWRQLAKIAMIAQLFILFLGNPEVYYGKRNTPSFKEFYAEEQFKEIEDFIGKPQDSYRVASIGLHPAISQYNGFYTLDTYNNYYPLTYKHQFREIIEDELDKNKRLKNYFDNWGGRCYIFVDELGKKYDYGKNSKKKIRELKLNTEVFKEMGGEYFFSSVPILNASVNGLELLEVFDHEDSAWRIYLYHAV; the protein is encoded by the coding sequence ATGCTAAACCGATGGACGATGGAAACGAAGTACATAATGGCTGCATCCGTTCTAATAGGTCTTTATCTTGCCCCAATGTTCCTTTTGGGTGAGAATTCACATATTCGGCTGCATGATAATCTTGATTCAAATATAGCCTGGTACAAGGTGTTGAGGGATAATCAGCAATTATTTGGGCCAATTGATGATACGATAGTCCAAATTATTAATGGATTGCCCCGCAATGCGTTTGGAACGGAATTCAGCGGGATTCAATGGCTTCATTATTTGTTGCCTTCTATGACGGCTTATGCTGTCAGTCAGGTGATTGTAAGGGTTTTTGCTTTCTTGGGAATGTACCTTCTATTGAAGAAGCACTTCCTGAGGGAAGAGCAATATGGCTTTATTCGTGTCTTCACGGCACTTGCTTTTAGCTTAACGCCGTTTTGGCCATCCGGGATGCTGTCCACACTAGGTCACCCGCTTGCCTTATACGCTTTCTTGAATCTCCGCAATCGGGATAGCTCATTCAAGGACTGGCTCATTCTGGCGCTGCTGCCTTTTTACTCAAGCTTTGTGCTAGGGTTTTTCTTCTTTTTAGCGGCGATGGGATTGCTCTGGCTCTATGATGGAATCTTCAGGAAAAGGTGGAATGGGCGTTTTTTTGGTGGGATTCTCTTCATGACAAGTGTTTATTTGCTGGTTGAGTACCGGTTGGTTTATTCGCTCGTATTTCCTGGGGAGCCGAATAGCCGGGATGAATATTTCAGTGCGTACTTGAGTTTTGCTCAATCGTTCCGGCTCATTTTTAAGAATTATATTGCTGGCCATACACATGTGCTCACCTTGCATCAGTTTATCATCATGCCGTTATCCTTTTTGGCTCTCTGGTTTATCATTCGCGATAAGCGATGGAAGAACGAGAAGATTTTCGTTTTTCTATTTGTGCTTAACTTTGTCCTCTCCGCTTGGTATGCGTTTTGGTTTTATGAGGGCTGGGATTATCTGAAGGAACGAGTCTCGTTATTAAATGCCTTTAACTTTGCGCGCTTTCATTTTATGCGTCCGCTTGTTTTGTATTTGCTGTTTGCTTTGTCCTGCAGGCTTATGTGGAAACGCGGAATGAAATGGCGTCAACTGGCCAAAATAGCCATGATAGCCCAGTTGTTCATCCTGTTTCTCGGCAATCCAGAGGTGTATTACGGGAAGAGAAATACGCCTTCATTTAAGGAATTTTATGCAGAGGAGCAGTTTAAGGAAATCGAGGATTTCATCGGGAAGCCCCAAGATTCTTATCGGGTGGCAAGTATCGGCCTTCATCCCGCTATCTCACAATACAATGGATTCTACACGCTTGATACGTACAATAATTATTATCCGCTAACCTATAAGCATCAGTTCCGAGAAATCATTGAAGACGAGCTTGATAAGAATAAAAGGCTTAAGAATTATTTCGATAACTGGGGCGGCCGGTGTTACATTTTTGTCGATGAACTTGGGAAGAAATATGATTATGGCAAGAATTCAAAGAAGAAAATCCGCGAGCTCAAGCTGAATACAGAGGTGTTCAAGGAGATGGGCGGGGAATATTTTTTCTCAAGCGTGCCCATCCTGAATGCGTCCGTTAATGGGTTAGAGCTGCTCGAGGTATTTGATCATGAGGATTCTGCTTGGAGAATTTATTTATACCACGCCGTCTAA
- a CDS encoding HAD family hydrolase, giving the protein MVKAIIFDLDDTLLWDQRSVKEAFAATCKAARGKYDLDPGRLEEAVRKEATRLYQSYESYAFTQMIGINPFEGLWGNFLDDEDNFRQLAKVVPSYRKEAWINGLKALGVDDPAFGEELAERFPKERRQRPFIYEDTFTLLDQLHGRYQLLLLTNGSPDLQMTKLEITPEISPYFDHILISGAFGRGKPDPAIFEHALSLLQVSAEDALMVGDNLKTDILGANLAGIPSVWVNRDNKSPGEVKPVYEIKRLMELNELLTSIK; this is encoded by the coding sequence TTGGTAAAAGCGATTATATTTGATTTGGATGATACGCTTCTATGGGACCAGCGAAGCGTAAAGGAGGCATTCGCGGCAACGTGCAAGGCTGCGAGGGGAAAATATGATTTAGACCCTGGGCGATTGGAGGAAGCAGTGCGAAAAGAGGCGACGCGGCTCTATCAATCGTATGAGTCCTATGCTTTCACGCAGATGATTGGCATCAATCCCTTTGAAGGCTTGTGGGGAAACTTCCTGGATGATGAGGATAATTTCCGGCAATTGGCTAAGGTCGTTCCTTCTTACCGGAAAGAGGCGTGGATTAACGGGCTGAAGGCGCTTGGAGTTGATGACCCTGCTTTTGGCGAGGAATTGGCGGAACGCTTTCCTAAGGAGCGGAGACAGCGCCCATTTATCTATGAGGATACCTTTACCCTTCTAGATCAGCTTCACGGTCGCTATCAATTGCTTTTACTCACGAATGGCTCGCCGGATTTGCAAATGACAAAGCTAGAGATCACACCGGAGATTTCACCATATTTTGACCATATCCTTATTTCGGGCGCCTTCGGCAGAGGGAAGCCGGATCCGGCGATTTTTGAGCATGCGCTCAGCCTGCTTCAAGTTTCAGCGGAGGATGCTTTAATGGTCGGAGATAACTTGAAGACAGATATTCTTGGGGCAAATCTGGCGGGTATACCGTCTGTATGGGTCAATCGTGATAATAAATCTCCTGGTGAGGTAAAGCCTGTATATGAAATTAAGCGGTTAATGGAATTAAATGAATTATTGACGTCCATCAAATGA